TCAGATATGTCTGATCAAGAAAACagtcacatttttttcatttttttattcatgcTTTTGCCCAGCTCATTGGACACCCTGTATTTGCACAGCCCAACTGCTCAGATGTATTGGGAAACACAGTCGTGTAGCACGCAGTTCACTGGCCTCATGGTAGGGGTGCTCCGGCTGGGAGGGAATGCTGCTGGGGGGAGTAAATTAAGAGGAGTGGAAGGAGTTGCTAGCTCACAGGTTAGTGAGCAGCCAGTCTAGCAGTTGTTTTCTGGCCACGTTTCCCACGGCTTCATCCAGTTGTCGTTCCTTGGCAAACTTCATGACCTCATGAAGAAGATCTCCCACGCTGTAGCCCTTCTCTGCGGCCTTAGCCGAAACTTCGGGAAGCTGTGGAGAGAGCAGAAATAGCTTGAGTCACATGATGCTTTTAGAGAAGGGACCCAGATGGATAAAGTGAACTACCCCTCACCCACCTTCCTATCCATGATTCTAGGATTAAAGTAAAGCCTGCCGCAGATCCAGGACTGGAGACTGCTGACatggctttcctttttccttgacCCTCCTCTAATGACATAGATCAAAATGCCAAAGTTACTTTCTTTTTGAGCTTCAAAAAACAAACTCTGGAATCAATTGTGTTCACTAAGTACTTCTCACCAGGTGCTGGATCCTTCAGTTAGTCTGTGCCGATTACTAGGTCAAGGTTAGGGGTTGCTGTTCTCCTGTCTCCCTAAAAAACTATGAGACTGGAAGTAGGGAGGATTGCCTGGCTCAGGTCCTGAACTGAAAATAGTTTGgttcagtattttatttatttatttctctggaaTTCATCTAATGTAGGAAATGCAGCtgtgggttgtgtgtgtgtgtatgtgtgtgtgtggactgcTCTTGGGCTCTAAGTACAATTCTGCCTCACTGTCCCTCCCCATTCCAACCCTCTTTCTTCTTATGTCTTGTGGCATTGCTTACCTTCTCCAGTTGTCCATCATCATCTCCCAGGAAGTAGAGCGTAGGGATGTTAAATTGGGAGGCCGCAATCCACTGAAGGACTGCCTGGAGCTGCTTCTGCAAGCTACTTGTTGAGCAATGATTATTGACGATGACTTGGGGCCCAGAAGAGTCTTGATAGTTCTGTGGCATCACACCACTCTGACTACGTCTGGAGCCACTGGCCTGGTAATTGGCGTTGTTCACCGAGGCTGCTTGTTCTTCCAACTCATCAAGGGCTGCCCCATTGTTGCCGTACTTAGCCATGATAAGGCACAGCTTCATCACCGATTCCACAAGTTGATCTATAAATTGCCGGTTCACTTGCTTCAGCCCACTGGCAAAGTCAAGTTCTTGATTCTCCTGGCATTGTTCTTCCCCTCTGTCAGGCCTCTTGAACATGGACGTTCCTCTGCTTGTACTGGGCTCAGAATGCTTGTTCTCACCTTCAGATATATCATCACAGTTGAACGAGCTCTCACCAAGCAGTTTCTGAATCAGCGTCAGAACAATGTTTGACATATCCAGCTTCTGGCAGTTCACATGTTGATTCTCCTTTAGAGAGGTGGAGGGTCCAGGAGCTCCACGAGACTCTAGATGTTTCATTGAAAGAGCCTTGGCAGTTTGGCCACTTCCACACTTTTCGTATTGGGCACTCTGAGCTGTGTAGCTTGTGGAAGAACCAGGACAGTCTTCTTCATGTAGATCTTTGCCCTTGGcctgctgggtcaaatggtactGGATCAGCATAAGAGCGGAGACAATCAAGTCCTTCGCGAGTGAATCTGTGGAAGGgctgatcttttctcttttttcctccctattGACACATGCTTTGCTAGTCATCTTGCCTTGGTTTCCCTGCTTTTGATTCCACATGGTCAGGCTCTCCTTAAGGATGTGTTCACCGACTTTCTCAGCACTGGTCAAGGACTTGCACTGCTCTGGTCTCATTTTGCCCTGGTCCTTCCCCTTCATTTCAGCTTTCATGGCTGAGAATTCGAGACTTTGGTTCTTGCACTTGGGATCTTGGGACCCAGCTTTCAAGGATGCATACGAGACACTCTGTGATTTAGTCTCCTTCTTCTCGCCAAGTAGGGCACCGACCAGGCGCTTCAGCATGGCCTCCATGATATCTGCTGCATTTTGTTTCCCGTGGTTGAAAAGATTTCTCTTGACAGCTGAGACAAAGTCTGAGTCAGTCATCAGGACCCCAGTGATGTTATGTAGGTTCTTCATGCAGGAATCAATCAAATCGGACACAATTTCCTTGGTGTGTTTTAACAACACTCTCTTCAGCACCGCACAGGCTGGGATCGGCTTCCCAGAGCTATGCACTTTCAAGGTCTTCATAACGGAGAACATCATGTCAGAAGCCACTTGATTTGCGTAAACCATGAGTCCTTTGCTAATGGAGTCTGCGAATTCCTTGCTATCTCTTTGGAACATCTGTTTGTCTCCGCTCTTGCTCTTGTTGGATAACTCACTATACATAAAGGTTTTCCGCCCACCATCTCTGCTGTCCTCCCCAGTGCCCCG
This DNA window, taken from Equus przewalskii isolate Varuska chromosome X, EquPr2, whole genome shotgun sequence, encodes the following:
- the AKAP4 gene encoding A-kinase anchor protein 4 isoform X2 encodes the protein MSDHIDWLHSHRDVCKVDLYSQTGQQDQRRKVICFVDVSTLTAEDKDSKDAGGSNSDGGLNLENLEEKEIIVIKDTEKQDQSKTEGSVCLFKQTPSDHICVFNWLLNDLQKYALGFQHALSPSASSCKHKVGETEGKFHKLPSGNCYRVYADQLNMDYVTNGPQSRHLEMTAAKNTNNNQSPSTPSPKSPNTQRAVISPGGECSVDDLSFYINRLASLVIQMARKEIKEKLEGRNKCFHHSIYPPPGDKGKNSPRSALSKIASEMVHDAVEVTSAEMRGTGEDSRDGGRKTFMYSELSNKSKSGDKQMFQRDSKEFADSISKGLMVYANQVASDMMFSVMKTLKVHSSGKPIPACAVLKRVLLKHTKEIVSDLIDSCMKNLHNITGVLMTDSDFVSAVKRNLFNHGKQNAADIMEAMLKRLVGALLGEKKETKSQSVSYASLKAGSQDPKCKNQSLEFSAMKAEMKGKDQGKMRPEQCKSLTSAEKVGEHILKESLTMWNQKQGNQGKMTSKACVNREEKREKISPSTDSLAKDLIVSALMLIQYHLTQQAKGKDLHEEDCPGSSTSYTAQSAQYEKCGSGQTAKALSMKHLESRGAPGPSTSLKENQHVNCQKLDMSNIVLTLIQKLLGESSFNCDDISEGENKHSEPSTSRGTSMFKRPDRGEEQCQENQELDFASGLKQVNRQFIDQLVESVMKLCLIMAKYGNNGAALDELEEQAASVNNANYQASGSRRSQSGVMPQNYQDSSGPQVIVNNHCSTSSLQKQLQAVLQWIAASQFNIPTLYFLGDDDGQLEKLPEVSAKAAEKGYSVGDLLHEVMKFAKERQLDEAVGNVARKQLLDWLLTNL
- the AKAP4 gene encoding A-kinase anchor protein 4 isoform X1 — translated: MMSDHIDWLHSHRDVCKVDLYSQTGQQDQRRKVICFVDVSTLTAEDKDSKDAGGSNSDGGLNLENLEEKEIIVIKDTEKQDQSKTEGSVCLFKQTPSDHICVFNWLLNDLQKYALGFQHALSPSASSCKHKVGETEGKFHKLPSGNCYRVYADQLNMDYVTNGPQSRHLEMTAAKNTNNNQSPSTPSPKSPNTQRAVISPGGECSVDDLSFYINRLASLVIQMARKEIKEKLEGRNKCFHHSIYPPPGDKGKNSPRSALSKIASEMVHDAVEVTSAEMRGTGEDSRDGGRKTFMYSELSNKSKSGDKQMFQRDSKEFADSISKGLMVYANQVASDMMFSVMKTLKVHSSGKPIPACAVLKRVLLKHTKEIVSDLIDSCMKNLHNITGVLMTDSDFVSAVKRNLFNHGKQNAADIMEAMLKRLVGALLGEKKETKSQSVSYASLKAGSQDPKCKNQSLEFSAMKAEMKGKDQGKMRPEQCKSLTSAEKVGEHILKESLTMWNQKQGNQGKMTSKACVNREEKREKISPSTDSLAKDLIVSALMLIQYHLTQQAKGKDLHEEDCPGSSTSYTAQSAQYEKCGSGQTAKALSMKHLESRGAPGPSTSLKENQHVNCQKLDMSNIVLTLIQKLLGESSFNCDDISEGENKHSEPSTSRGTSMFKRPDRGEEQCQENQELDFASGLKQVNRQFIDQLVESVMKLCLIMAKYGNNGAALDELEEQAASVNNANYQASGSRRSQSGVMPQNYQDSSGPQVIVNNHCSTSSLQKQLQAVLQWIAASQFNIPTLYFLGDDDGQLEKLPEVSAKAAEKGYSVGDLLHEVMKFAKERQLDEAVGNVARKQLLDWLLTNL